The DNA region GTGAACAAGTTGCTGGCAAGGTTCAAGGCCGAAACAGCCACGTCTTCATTAGTCTTGAGCGCTTGGGCGATTGCAAAAGCCCCGTCATCCTATACAAGAAGATTATCTCCATTACGAGAATTGTGGGATTTAGAGTGGATGAAAAGGATCGCAACAAAGCAAAACACATTCATATACCCGAATCTCATTAAATCCTAAATCAAGTGAGGTCAGGGCTTCATTAACCACTTTCAAGCTGCGAGCCAGGCAGACCGCACCCTGCAAAGTTCAAACACAAACTCCAAATAAGAAACGAAGTTCTGGCGAGGACAAAAGCAAGACCACAGAAATGAACCTCATCTCTCAGTCCATTCGCCCTCAAGTCTAAAACCGATATGGTAGTATTATACTTCAACATATCAGCAATGTACTCAGCACCCTTTGCTCCTATCTGCAATAAATTTGCAATAATATCATTGAACATAGAAATTCTCTTGCTACAGCAATGATTTTTGGCAGAAGTTTAAGCTGAGAACTTTTGAATTACCTGGCACCAACCGAGCTTAAGGGTCTTTACATTCCCATGAAACTTGAGAACTTCGGCCAAAGCCTTGGCCCCATCAGGTCCAATGGGATTGTAACCGAGCTCCAACTGCATAttcgaatttttttaatcagaaaATGCCAAATGAATATAGACCTAAGCTCAACTCTTTAACGATGTTAAAGGATTTACAGTTGTCACGACGTTGTTGTCTTTGAACACTGGGGCTAAGGCTGCAGCTCCACTTGCATGGATGTTATTTCCTCCCTGTAAAATGAAGTCAATTAGAACAGTCACTGGCCTTTGGTGATAGCTTTCATAAGGAAAACACtgtattgaaaatatatcCTCTAAAATAGATTGGAGAATGGGATAACTCTTATCACCAGGTCTATCGTCGGTAGGGTACGATTTTCCTTCAGAGCAGCAGCAATCTGCTCAGCTCCCTGATTATTTGGAAACTAATTAGTACACTTCTTGAATAGAGAACAAAATAGATTATCCACATTTAAGAGCTCGATCCAGGACATTCCTTATAGATCAAGTTATGGCAAAAGGCATATGAACGTCTCAACTTTCATATCACCATCTTATGTAAGGTTGCTATTGCCAGGACAACCTTTTCATACTTAACATATACATCTGGAAGGAACATACACCGTAACCTTGGTGCAGAGAGCTTTTCTTTCAAATTGACAACCACCTCCACAAATTTTAGCTAGATTAATGTTCAATGTGACAaaatttccattaaaaaataatcgtTTTAAGCAAACTTCACCATATTTAGTAAGATAGCGGACTAAAATTTATGAGCAAACAATACAATCCATGAGCTCTTGCAGTTCtaaaaagcaaaataaacaAATGGAGTTACCGTATAAAATGTCCAGTACCTCATCGCCTATGTCATTCATGTAGAGATTCAACCATAACAAGCTCTTGCTTTTTTTGACATATTCAGCGACGTGAAATGCACCTTTTGAGGTAATTGAGTTGTTGCCGAGGTCTAATAAAGCAATTTTACCTGCAGCAATGAAAACAATGAGCATGACAGATCCAATTGTCACTCCAAAAAgatcaaatgaaaattcataTGGTGATAACCAAGGTAACAAAGAGCCCACCTTTATGTGCAGATAAACCAGACACCAGAGCCCGGGCACCTTCATCTCCGATAGAATTACCATGTAGATGAAGTTCCTGAACCATCATTAACATTATTTCTCATGAATTAGGTATACAAGCAAAACTGCACATATCCAATCAATTTCAATAATACCTGTATCTGTATCTCTAAGAATGTCTGTAACATCAGGCAAACGCAATATTGGATATAATAACAGGGGACAAGATGACATACTTACCCTCAAAGACTTATTCCCCTCAAGACCTTTAGCCAAGGCATTAGCCCCCAGAGCTCCACCATAGTTATTGCtaacaaaaaaggaaagttCAAGCCAAACTTATCATAAATGCTGCATTAATATTGCACGATAGGTCCAAATGGAAATATACATAGTTATGTTACACCCCCGTGTAACATCCAGCATTCGCAACTTAGGGTGGAAACATGAGTAGGGTGAAGACCAAGTCCATATATGGTATTAAATAACAGAAGAAAATACTATTACTCACTTCAGATGTAAATTCCGTATGGTATTGTTCTCAAGCAGTGCTCCAGCAAGACCTGTAAATCCCTAACTCCATTTACCAAACTAAAGTATAAGCAAAATGCATCTTGGAGTTTCCAAAGTTGATTTAAAATGGTCAACCTAATTAAACTAAGTTAGATGAAAAGCTTACAGAATAGTCAATCATATTGTTGTTAAGTTCAACAATGCGCAAGGTTGCATTCTTCTTTAACAACTCTCCAATTGCCTTAGCTCCCTG from Punica granatum isolate Tunisia-2019 chromosome 3, ASM765513v2, whole genome shotgun sequence includes:
- the LOC116199827 gene encoding protein NLRC3 isoform X1, producing MDSTSALSLHSHPKITPAAAPRYNSTLQFGLCSAAASLRSSRRRLRCRRLVVVAASGSGGGSRRVAGKRRVYQESQSESSLSAASVKQIASSVAPAAAFVAATFVLWKLVEKLLMPKRATTSTAESKSPAQGMKWSIGAGSNLLSNLNAKIDRQSKQKINEFAKELRTFSVVDMSGRGFGDEGLFFLAESLGYNQTAEEVSFAANDITASGVKAFDGFLQSNIVLKTLDLSGNPIGDEGVKCLCDILVNNSGIQKLQLNSTDVGDEGAKAIGELLKKNATLRIVELNNNMIDYSGFTGLAGALLENNTIRNLHLNNNYGGALGANALAKGLEGNKSLRELHLHGNSIGDEGARALVSGLSAHKGKIALLDLGNNSITSKGAFHVAEYVKKSKSLLWLNLYMNDIGDEGAEQIAAALKENRTLPTIDLGGNNIHASGAAALAPVFKDNNVVTTLELGYNPIGPDGAKALAEVLKFHGNVKTLKLGWCQIGAKGAEYIADMLKYNTTISVLDLRANGLRDEGAVCLARSLKVVNEALTSLDLGFNEIRDDGAFAIAQALKTNEDVAVSALNLASNLFTKFGQSALTDARDHVYEMSEKEISIFF
- the LOC116199827 gene encoding NLR family CARD domain-containing protein 3 isoform X2 yields the protein MPKRATTSTAESKSPAQGMKWSIGAGSNLLSNLNAKIDRQSKQKINEFAKELRTFSVVDMSGRGFGDEGLFFLAESLGYNQTAEEVSFAANDITASGVKAFDGFLQSNIVLKTLDLSGNPIGDEGVKCLCDILVNNSGIQKLQLNSTDVGDEGAKAIGELLKKNATLRIVELNNNMIDYSGFTGLAGALLENNTIRNLHLNNNYGGALGANALAKGLEGNKSLRELHLHGNSIGDEGARALVSGLSAHKGKIALLDLGNNSITSKGAFHVAEYVKKSKSLLWLNLYMNDIGDEGAEQIAAALKENRTLPTIDLGGNNIHASGAAALAPVFKDNNVVTTLELGYNPIGPDGAKALAEVLKFHGNVKTLKLGWCQIGAKGAEYIADMLKYNTTISVLDLRANGLRDEGAVCLARSLKVVNEALTSLDLGFNEIRDDGAFAIAQALKTNEDVAVSALNLASNLFTKFGQSALTDARDHVYEMSEKEISIFF